From Streptomyces cyaneogriseus subsp. noncyanogenus, the proteins below share one genomic window:
- a CDS encoding GNAT family N-acetyltransferase, translating to MTDLRIRAAGPGDLDGVLAFWKTAAEGTSISDDRDGVERLVARDPDALILAERDGELVGTVIAGFDGWRCHLYRLAVRPDRRRQGIASALLAAAEERFVRLGGRRGDAMVLVRNERGQRAWRAAGYAPEEQWRRWVKHLTP from the coding sequence ATGACGGATCTGCGGATACGGGCCGCCGGGCCCGGTGACCTGGACGGTGTGCTGGCCTTCTGGAAGACGGCCGCCGAGGGGACCAGCATCAGCGACGACCGGGACGGCGTGGAGCGGCTGGTGGCCCGGGACCCCGATGCCCTGATCCTGGCCGAGCGGGACGGCGAGCTGGTCGGCACGGTGATCGCGGGCTTCGACGGCTGGCGCTGCCATCTGTACCGGCTGGCGGTGCGTCCGGACCGCCGCCGCCAGGGGATCGCCTCGGCCCTGCTGGCCGCGGCGGAGGAGCGGTTCGTACGGCTCGGGGGACGCCGCGGGGACGCGATGGTGCTGGTGCGCAACGAGCGGGGGCAGCGGGCCTGGCGGGCCGCCGGTTACGCGCCCGAGGAGCAGTGGCGGCGCTGGGTGAAGCACCTGACGCCCTGA
- a CDS encoding ABC transporter ATP-binding protein, giving the protein MPRPAAEHAPGPAPAGPFAARARGLTKAYGAGETTVLALDAVDVDIARGRFTAVMGPSGSGKSTLMHCLAGLDTVSAGRVWLGETEITGLKDRELTRLRRDRVGFMFQSFNLVPTLNALENITLPLDIAGRRPDPRWLDRVVGTLGLRDRLGHRPAQLSGGQQQRVACARALVSRPELIFADEPTGNLDSRAGLEVLGFLRGAVDDLGQTVVMVTHDPGAAAHSDAVLFLADGRIVDRMERPTARAVLDRMKRLDTVRGPSGASGPPARGPERG; this is encoded by the coding sequence GTGCCCAGACCTGCCGCGGAACACGCCCCGGGGCCCGCGCCGGCCGGCCCCTTCGCGGCGCGTGCCCGGGGCCTGACCAAGGCGTACGGCGCGGGCGAGACGACGGTGCTCGCCCTGGACGCGGTGGACGTCGACATCGCGCGCGGCCGGTTCACCGCGGTGATGGGGCCGTCGGGGTCCGGCAAGTCCACGCTGATGCACTGTCTGGCGGGGCTGGACACGGTCTCGGCCGGGCGGGTGTGGCTCGGGGAGACGGAGATCACCGGGCTGAAGGACCGGGAGCTGACCCGGCTGCGCCGGGACCGGGTCGGGTTCATGTTCCAGTCGTTCAATCTGGTCCCGACTCTGAACGCGCTGGAGAACATCACCCTGCCGCTGGACATCGCGGGCAGGCGGCCCGACCCGCGGTGGCTCGACCGGGTCGTGGGCACGCTGGGCCTGCGCGACCGGCTCGGGCACCGGCCCGCGCAGTTGTCCGGCGGGCAGCAGCAGCGGGTGGCCTGCGCGCGGGCGCTGGTCTCCCGGCCCGAGCTGATCTTCGCGGACGAGCCGACCGGGAACCTCGACTCGCGGGCCGGACTGGAGGTCCTGGGCTTTCTGCGCGGGGCCGTCGACGACCTGGGGCAGACCGTGGTCATGGTCACCCACGACCCGGGCGCCGCCGCCCACTCCGACGCGGTGCTCTTCCTCGCGGACGGGCGGATCGTGGACCGGATGGAACGGCCGACGGCGCGGGCGGTGCTGGACCGGATGAAGCGCCTCGACACCGTGCGCGGCCCGTCCGGCGCGAGCGGCCCGCCCGCGCGGGGCCCGGAGAGGGGCTGA
- a CDS encoding LLM class F420-dependent oxidoreductase: MVHPFRFGVNLVTPAPDREWRAKCRRAEELGYDVILVPDHLGMAAPFPALVAAAEATERPRLGTFVLNAGFWNPALLAREVATADALTGGRLELGVGAGYVQAEHEAAGLPFGSPRERVDHLRRTVEELTGLLGSAEHRPQPVQPRVPLLIGGNGDRMLRLTAERADIAAFTGARSVPGSTTGQLAPITAEELDERVARYRELAAGRAEPAELNLLVQRVVVTEDREAAVRPFLELVPHLTAAQVLELPIVLVGTVAEITAQVRAQRERYGFTYLTVLEPCMEAFAPVIAALREA; the protein is encoded by the coding sequence ATGGTGCATCCATTCCGCTTCGGCGTCAATCTGGTGACCCCCGCCCCGGACCGGGAGTGGCGGGCCAAGTGCCGCCGGGCCGAGGAGCTGGGGTACGACGTGATCCTGGTCCCCGACCACCTGGGCATGGCGGCGCCCTTCCCGGCCCTGGTGGCGGCGGCCGAGGCGACCGAGCGCCCGCGGCTGGGCACGTTCGTCCTCAACGCCGGTTTCTGGAACCCGGCGCTGCTGGCCCGTGAGGTCGCGACGGCGGACGCCCTGACCGGCGGGCGTCTGGAACTCGGGGTCGGCGCCGGCTATGTGCAGGCGGAGCACGAGGCGGCCGGGCTGCCGTTCGGCTCCCCGCGCGAGCGGGTCGACCACCTGCGGCGCACGGTGGAGGAGCTGACCGGGCTGCTCGGCTCCGCGGAACACCGGCCGCAGCCGGTGCAGCCCCGGGTGCCGCTGCTGATCGGCGGCAACGGCGACCGGATGCTGCGGCTGACCGCCGAGCGCGCCGACATCGCGGCCTTCACCGGCGCCCGGAGCGTGCCGGGCAGCACCACGGGGCAGCTCGCCCCGATCACGGCGGAGGAGCTCGACGAGCGGGTGGCGCGGTACCGGGAGCTGGCCGCGGGCCGCGCGGAACCCGCGGAGCTGAACCTGCTCGTCCAGCGGGTCGTCGTCACCGAGGACCGCGAGGCCGCGGTGCGGCCCTTCCTGGAGCTGGTGCCGCATCTGACCGCCGCGCAGGTGCTGGAGCTGCCGATCGTCCTGGTGGGGACCGTGGCGGAGATCACCGCGCAGGTGCGGGCGCAGCGGGAGCGGTACGGGTTCACGTACCTGACCGTTCTGGAGCCGTGCATGGAGGCGTTCGCCCCGGTCATCGCGGCCCTGCGCGAGGCATGA
- a CDS encoding adenosylmethionine--8-amino-7-oxononanoate transaminase: protein MPELSVPELLDLDRRHVWHPYGPMPGREEPLVVESASGVRLRPADGSGELVDGMSSWWSAIHGYNHPVLNEAVREQLGRMSHVMFGGLTHEPAVRLAKRLVDIAPDGLEHVFLADSGSVSVEVAVKMCLQYWRSLGRPAKRRLLTWRGGYHGDTWQPMSVCDPEGGMHRLWSGVLQPQVFAEAPPAGYEEAYAEHLREEIGRHAAELAAVIVEPVVQGAGGMRFHSPANLRVLREACDAHDVLLVFDEIATGFGRTGALFAAEHAAVTPDVMCVGKALTGGYLTMAATLCTSRVADGISRGEVPVLAHGPTFMGNPLAAAVACASIDLLLGQDWRAEVKRIEAGLREGLAPAAGTPGVKDVRVLGAIGVVQLDHAVDIKAATDAAVREGVWLRPFRDLIYTMPPYVTQDADVARIARAVCAAAREG from the coding sequence ATGCCTGAGCTGAGCGTGCCGGAGCTGCTGGACCTGGACCGGCGGCACGTCTGGCATCCGTACGGCCCCATGCCCGGCCGCGAGGAACCGCTGGTCGTGGAGTCGGCGAGCGGGGTACGGCTGAGGCCGGCCGACGGGTCGGGCGAACTGGTGGACGGCATGTCGTCCTGGTGGTCGGCCATCCACGGCTACAACCACCCGGTGCTGAACGAGGCCGTGCGCGAGCAGCTGGGCCGGATGAGTCATGTGATGTTCGGCGGGCTCACCCACGAGCCCGCCGTACGCCTGGCCAAACGCCTCGTCGACATCGCGCCCGACGGCCTGGAGCACGTCTTCCTCGCCGACTCCGGCTCGGTGTCGGTCGAGGTCGCCGTCAAGATGTGCTTGCAGTACTGGCGTTCGCTCGGACGGCCGGCCAAGCGGCGCCTGCTGACCTGGCGCGGGGGCTACCACGGCGACACCTGGCAGCCGATGTCGGTGTGCGACCCGGAGGGCGGCATGCACCGGCTGTGGTCCGGCGTGCTCCAGCCGCAGGTGTTCGCCGAGGCGCCGCCGGCCGGGTACGAGGAGGCGTACGCGGAGCACCTGCGTGAGGAGATCGGGCGGCACGCGGCCGAACTGGCCGCGGTGATCGTCGAGCCGGTGGTGCAGGGCGCGGGCGGCATGCGGTTCCACTCCCCCGCGAATCTGCGGGTGCTGCGCGAGGCGTGCGACGCGCACGACGTCCTGCTGGTGTTCGACGAGATCGCCACCGGTTTCGGGCGGACGGGGGCGCTGTTCGCGGCGGAGCACGCGGCGGTGACCCCCGATGTGATGTGCGTGGGCAAGGCGCTGACCGGCGGCTACCTCACGATGGCGGCGACGCTGTGCACGTCGCGGGTGGCCGACGGCATCTCGCGCGGCGAGGTGCCGGTGCTGGCCCACGGGCCGACGTTCATGGGCAATCCGCTGGCGGCGGCGGTGGCGTGCGCCTCGATCGACCTGCTTCTCGGCCAGGACTGGCGCGCCGAGGTCAAGCGGATCGAGGCCGGGCTCCGCGAGGGACTCGCGCCCGCCGCCGGGACGCCCGGAGTGAAGGACGTCCGGGTCCTCGGGGCGATCGGCGTGGTCCAGCTCGACCACGCGGTCGACATCAAGGCGGCGACGGACGCGGCCGTGCGCGAGGGCGTGTGGCTGCGGCCGTTCCGCGACCTGATCTACACCATGCCGCCGTACGTCACGCAGGACGCGGACGTGGCGCGGATCGCGCGCGCGGTGTGCGCGGCGGCGAGGGAGGGGTGA
- the bioD gene encoding dethiobiotin synthase, which produces MPILVITGTGTEVGKTVVTAAVAATALAAGRSVAVLKAAQTGVGPDEPGDAREAARLAGPVTVAEIARFPEPLAPATAARRAGLPPVRPDEVAEAAAKLATEHDLVLVEGAGGLLVRFDAAGGTLADAAGLLEAPVLLVATAGLGTLNVTELTARELVARGIALAGVVIGSWPTDPDLACRCNLADLPDVAGAPLLGAVPAGAAALPPAAFRAAAPGWLAPGLDGTWSAAEFGARQAPGAVSGDRATAPSAPGSGA; this is translated from the coding sequence ATGCCGATCCTGGTGATCACGGGTACGGGCACGGAGGTCGGCAAGACGGTCGTGACCGCCGCCGTCGCCGCGACGGCGCTGGCGGCCGGCCGGTCGGTGGCGGTGCTGAAGGCCGCGCAGACCGGGGTGGGGCCGGACGAGCCCGGTGACGCGCGGGAGGCCGCCCGGCTCGCCGGTCCCGTGACGGTGGCCGAGATCGCGCGGTTCCCCGAGCCGTTGGCACCGGCGACCGCCGCGCGGCGGGCCGGGCTCCCCCCGGTGCGCCCGGACGAGGTGGCCGAGGCCGCCGCCAAGCTGGCCACCGAGCACGATCTGGTGCTGGTCGAGGGTGCGGGCGGGCTGCTCGTCCGGTTCGACGCAGCGGGCGGGACCCTGGCGGACGCGGCGGGGCTGCTGGAGGCGCCGGTGCTCCTGGTGGCGACCGCGGGCCTGGGCACGCTGAACGTGACCGAGCTGACGGCACGGGAACTGGTCGCGCGCGGCATCGCCCTGGCGGGCGTGGTGATCGGGAGCTGGCCCACCGACCCGGACCTGGCCTGCCGCTGCAATCTCGCCGATCTGCCGGACGTGGCCGGGGCACCCCTGCTCGGCGCCGTGCCCGCCGGGGCGGCCGCGCTCCCACCGGCCGCCTTCCGCGCGGCGGCGCCCGGATGGCTGGCGCCGGGGCTCGACGGCACCTGGAGCGCGGCGGAGTTCGGGGCGCGGCAGGCGCCCGGGGCCGTGAGCGGTGACCGGGCGACGGCACCGTCCGCCCCCGGCTCCGGCGCTTAG
- a CDS encoding ABC transporter permease, whose product MLRATLRSFLAHKGRLLMSGLAVVLSVAFVAGSLIFSDTLDRTFDQLFASTAADVTVRPEEGLDETLPSGRIATLPAALADRVVGLDQVAAARVDVEAENITVVDARRRPVSPTTGAPTTGANWDPAGRRTVELGSGHAPRGPGQAVLDEVTADRADVRIGDTLTVIAPPGSFPVEVVGIAAFTAANPGTALLFLDTPAAQERLLGDARAATGISVDAAKGVDAGQLKRRVADALGPDAYTYRTAAEQAESDVQRLGGFLDVLKWVMLGFAGVAVLVGVFLIVNTFSMLIAQRTRELGLLRALGADRRQVRRSVLTEALLLGVAGATLGLAAGVGLAAGLIRVMNAIGMHIRSTDMVIGWATPVAGYAVGIGVTFVAAYLPARRAAAVSPMAAIAETEAAGTGRPLRTRARVGAAVGAVGAAALAGCAVSSRTGRAAPLLGFGVALTLVAAVVAGPLLVRPVIRVLGASFPALFGAVGVLSRRNALRNPRRTGATAAALMVGIALAVGLSVAGASITASFDRRIDRTLGSDFIVRNGNSAPFPREVTDAVRRAPGAGLVVPARYAPVAVRLPDGERVTTTATAYGPGLDEVADIDYAHGDGRAALAPGRLAMDTRFAREHGVRPGGTVSVEFQGGRTAALTVGALTGRESAERFRTPGGLFLSLATLERYAPGGQDAVLYVNAAPGTGDDELRAALERSLAPYPHVQVRDLAGYKELVRDQIAVLLYLVYALLGLAIVIAVLGVVNTLALSVVERTREIGLLRAIGLSRRRLRRMIRLESVVIAVFGAVLGLALGLVWGVCTQRVLALEGMTVLAVPWDTVVAVVAGSVAVGIVAALLPASRASRMNVLAAIAHE is encoded by the coding sequence ATGCTCAGGGCGACGCTGCGGAGCTTCCTGGCGCACAAGGGCCGGCTGCTGATGTCGGGGCTGGCCGTGGTGTTGTCGGTGGCGTTCGTCGCGGGCAGCCTGATCTTCTCCGACACCCTCGACCGCACCTTCGACCAGCTCTTCGCCTCGACTGCCGCCGATGTGACCGTCCGTCCCGAGGAGGGCCTGGACGAGACCCTTCCCTCCGGCCGGATCGCCACCCTGCCCGCCGCGCTCGCCGACCGCGTGGTCGGCCTCGACCAGGTCGCCGCCGCCCGGGTGGACGTCGAGGCCGAGAACATCACCGTCGTCGACGCCCGGCGCCGGCCGGTCAGCCCCACCACCGGCGCCCCCACCACCGGCGCCAACTGGGACCCGGCCGGCCGCCGCACCGTCGAGCTGGGCTCCGGTCACGCCCCGCGCGGGCCGGGGCAGGCGGTGCTCGACGAGGTGACCGCCGACCGCGCGGACGTACGGATCGGCGACACCCTCACCGTGATCGCCCCGCCGGGCTCCTTCCCGGTCGAGGTGGTCGGCATCGCCGCCTTCACCGCCGCCAACCCCGGCACCGCGCTGCTCTTCCTGGACACCCCGGCCGCCCAGGAGCGGCTGCTGGGCGACGCCCGCGCCGCGACCGGCATCTCCGTCGACGCCGCGAAGGGCGTGGACGCCGGGCAGCTCAAGCGTCGGGTCGCCGACGCGCTGGGCCCGGACGCCTACACCTACCGGACCGCCGCCGAGCAGGCCGAGTCCGACGTCCAGCGGCTGGGCGGCTTCCTCGACGTCCTGAAGTGGGTCATGCTCGGCTTCGCCGGGGTCGCGGTCCTCGTGGGCGTCTTCCTGATCGTCAACACCTTCTCGATGCTGATCGCCCAGCGCACCCGCGAGCTCGGCCTGCTGCGCGCGCTGGGCGCCGACCGGCGCCAGGTCCGCCGGTCGGTACTGACCGAGGCGCTGCTGCTCGGCGTGGCCGGCGCCACGCTGGGGCTGGCCGCCGGTGTCGGGCTGGCCGCCGGGCTGATCCGGGTGATGAACGCGATCGGCATGCACATCCGCTCCACCGACATGGTGATCGGCTGGGCGACCCCGGTCGCGGGGTACGCCGTCGGCATCGGCGTGACGTTCGTGGCGGCGTACCTCCCGGCCCGCCGGGCCGCGGCCGTCTCCCCGATGGCGGCGATCGCGGAGACCGAGGCCGCCGGTACGGGCCGTCCGCTGCGGACGCGGGCGAGGGTGGGCGCGGCGGTCGGGGCGGTGGGTGCCGCCGCACTCGCCGGGTGCGCCGTCTCCTCCCGGACGGGCCGGGCGGCGCCGCTGCTCGGGTTCGGTGTCGCCCTGACGCTGGTCGCCGCCGTGGTGGCGGGCCCGTTGCTGGTGCGGCCGGTGATCCGGGTCCTCGGCGCGTCCTTCCCCGCCCTGTTCGGCGCCGTCGGCGTGCTGAGCCGGCGCAACGCCCTGCGCAATCCGCGCCGCACCGGTGCCACCGCCGCCGCCCTGATGGTGGGGATCGCCCTGGCCGTGGGGCTGTCCGTGGCCGGTGCCTCGATCACCGCCTCCTTCGACCGGCGGATCGACCGGACGCTGGGCTCGGACTTCATCGTGCGCAACGGCAACTCCGCGCCGTTCCCGCGCGAGGTGACCGACGCGGTGCGCCGGGCGCCCGGCGCGGGGCTCGTCGTACCGGCGCGGTACGCGCCGGTCGCGGTGCGGCTGCCGGACGGCGAGCGGGTCACGACGACCGCCACGGCCTACGGCCCGGGGCTCGACGAGGTCGCCGACATCGACTACGCGCACGGGGACGGCCGGGCCGCGCTCGCGCCGGGGCGGCTCGCGATGGACACGCGCTTCGCCCGGGAGCACGGCGTACGCCCGGGCGGCACGGTCTCGGTCGAGTTCCAGGGCGGGCGCACCGCGGCCCTGACCGTGGGCGCCCTGACCGGCCGGGAGTCCGCCGAGAGGTTCCGGACGCCGGGCGGGCTGTTCCTCTCGCTGGCCACGCTGGAGCGGTACGCGCCGGGCGGCCAGGACGCCGTGCTCTACGTCAACGCCGCCCCCGGCACGGGCGACGACGAGCTGCGGGCCGCTCTGGAGCGGTCGCTCGCCCCGTACCCGCATGTGCAGGTGCGCGACCTGGCCGGCTACAAGGAGCTGGTGCGCGACCAGATCGCCGTACTGCTGTATCTCGTGTACGCGCTGCTGGGGCTGGCGATCGTCATCGCGGTCCTCGGCGTGGTGAACACGCTCGCGCTGTCGGTGGTGGAACGCACCCGGGAGATCGGGCTGCTGCGGGCGATCGGGCTGTCCCGGCGCCGGCTGCGGCGGATGATCCGGCTGGAGTCGGTGGTGATCGCGGTCTTCGGGGCGGTGCTGGGGCTGGCGCTGGGCCTGGTGTGGGGCGTGTGCACCCAGCGGGTGCTGGCCCTGGAGGGCATGACGGTGCTGGCCGTTCCGTGGGACACGGTCGTCGCGGTGGTGGCCGGCTCGGTGGCGGTGGGGATCGTGGCGGCGCTGCTGCCCGCGTCGCGTGCCTCGCGCATGAATGTGCTGGCGGCCATCGCACACGAGTGA
- the bioB gene encoding biotin synthase BioB, which produces MDLLNTLVDKGLRRETPTREEALAVLATSDDDLLDVVAAAGKVRRHWFGRRVKLNYLVNLKSGLCPEDCSYCSQRLGSKAGILKYTWLGPGEASQAAAAGVAGGAKRVCLVASGRGPTDRDVDRVSQTIKAIKDENEGVEVCACLGLLSEGQAERLREAGADAYNHNLNTSEATYGDITTTHTYADRVDTVRKAHAAGLSACSGLIAGMGESDEDLVDVVFALRELDPDSVPVNFLIPFEGTPLAKEWNLTPQRCLRILAMVRFVCPDVEVRIAGGREVHLRTMQPLALHLANSIFLGDYLTSEGQAGKADLEMIADAGFEVEGTDRVTLPEHRAGGGCGPDRADGVCGSHGSGNGCGSHGSDGGCGSHGSGDGCASHEDGAGRAAQDGEEAPGSVPGAGGPRTDLVAVRRRGPGTDLAPNA; this is translated from the coding sequence ATGGACCTGCTGAACACGCTGGTGGACAAGGGACTACGGCGCGAGACGCCGACGCGCGAGGAGGCGCTGGCCGTCCTCGCCACCTCCGACGACGATCTGCTCGATGTGGTGGCCGCGGCCGGCAAGGTACGCCGGCACTGGTTCGGGCGCCGGGTGAAACTCAACTATCTGGTGAACCTCAAGTCCGGCCTGTGCCCGGAGGACTGCTCCTACTGCTCCCAGCGGCTCGGCTCGAAGGCCGGCATCCTCAAGTACACCTGGCTGGGGCCGGGCGAGGCGTCCCAGGCCGCCGCCGCGGGCGTGGCCGGGGGCGCGAAGCGGGTGTGCCTGGTGGCCAGCGGGCGCGGCCCGACCGACCGGGACGTGGACCGGGTCTCGCAGACCATCAAGGCCATCAAGGACGAGAACGAGGGCGTCGAGGTGTGCGCCTGCCTCGGTCTGCTCTCCGAGGGCCAGGCGGAGCGGCTGCGCGAGGCGGGCGCGGACGCCTACAACCACAACCTGAACACGTCCGAGGCGACGTACGGGGACATCACGACGACGCACACCTACGCCGACCGGGTGGACACGGTCCGCAAGGCGCACGCGGCCGGGCTGTCCGCCTGCTCCGGGCTGATCGCGGGCATGGGCGAGAGCGACGAGGATCTGGTCGACGTCGTCTTCGCGCTGCGCGAGCTGGACCCCGACTCGGTCCCGGTCAACTTCCTCATCCCCTTCGAGGGCACGCCGCTGGCGAAGGAGTGGAACCTGACCCCGCAGCGCTGCCTGCGGATCCTGGCGATGGTGCGGTTCGTCTGCCCGGACGTCGAGGTCCGTATCGCGGGCGGGCGCGAGGTCCATCTGCGCACGATGCAGCCGCTCGCCCTGCACCTGGCCAACTCCATCTTCCTCGGCGACTACCTCACCAGCGAGGGCCAGGCGGGCAAGGCCGACCTGGAGATGATCGCGGACGCCGGGTTCGAGGTGGAGGGCACCGACCGGGTGACCCTGCCGGAGCACCGGGCGGGCGGCGGCTGCGGCCCCGACCGCGCCGACGGCGTCTGCGGCTCGCACGGGTCCGGGAACGGCTGCGGCTCCCACGGGTCCGACGGCGGCTGCGGCTCGCACGGGAGCGGGGACGGCTGCGCCTCCCACGAGGACGGTGCCGGCCGCGCCGCGCAGGACGGCGAGGAGGCCCCCGGCTCCGTACCGGGCGCCGGCGGGCCCCGTACCGATCTGGTCGCCGTACGCCGCCGCGGCCCCGGAACGGACCTGGCGCCCAATGCCTGA
- a CDS encoding MFS transporter translates to MAARRRLGRRFGWLWAAYAVSAYGSGVGFGAFPLIAVVVLHAGPAEVSLLSAMGPAVGALIALPLGPWVEFRRKRPVMIAMDLARFAALMSVPVAYALGRIGFAHLLVVSAVVAASKIAFNAAGGATLKAIVRPDDLLIANARLESTTWSSTALGPPLGGAAVGVLGPVTTVVADALSHLLSALGIVLMGGREERPRRSGPGRIRAGDLLDGWRHILTHPGLRALYANNLLVAGLIMSTEPLLAVLLLRDLGFPPWQYGLAFAAPCIGGLIGSRLAHRVVARYGRPRVLRVAGTLRAVWLIGLAFVPPGIPGLALVMALELAIIVNMSLYNPVVATYRLEHTPRERVARTLSAWSIGNSVSIALCTALAGLLADATGPRTALTVAGLLMLATPLLLPRRNHGAAR, encoded by the coding sequence ATGGCGGCGCGACGGCGTCTGGGACGGCGGTTCGGGTGGCTGTGGGCCGCCTACGCGGTCAGCGCCTACGGCTCCGGAGTGGGGTTCGGCGCGTTCCCGCTGATCGCCGTGGTGGTGTTGCACGCCGGCCCGGCCGAGGTCTCCCTGCTGTCCGCCATGGGGCCGGCCGTGGGCGCGCTGATCGCGTTGCCGCTCGGGCCCTGGGTGGAGTTCCGCCGCAAGCGGCCCGTGATGATCGCCATGGACCTCGCCCGGTTCGCGGCCCTGATGAGCGTCCCGGTGGCGTACGCCCTCGGCCGGATCGGCTTCGCCCACCTGCTCGTCGTCTCGGCGGTGGTCGCCGCGTCCAAGATCGCCTTCAACGCGGCCGGCGGCGCCACCCTCAAGGCGATCGTCCGGCCGGACGACCTGCTCATCGCCAACGCCCGGCTGGAGTCCACGACGTGGAGCTCCACCGCGCTCGGCCCGCCGCTCGGCGGCGCGGCGGTCGGCGTCCTCGGGCCGGTCACCACCGTGGTGGCCGACGCGCTCAGCCATCTGCTCTCCGCGCTCGGCATCGTCCTGATGGGCGGCCGGGAGGAACGGCCGCGCCGCAGCGGCCCCGGCCGCATCCGCGCCGGCGACCTGCTCGACGGCTGGCGGCACATCCTGACCCATCCCGGCCTGCGCGCCCTGTACGCCAACAACCTGCTCGTCGCCGGGCTGATCATGTCCACCGAACCGCTGCTGGCCGTGCTCCTGCTGCGCGACCTCGGCTTCCCGCCCTGGCAGTACGGCCTGGCCTTCGCCGCCCCCTGTATCGGCGGGCTCATCGGCTCGCGCCTGGCCCACCGCGTCGTGGCCCGCTACGGCCGGCCCAGGGTCCTCCGCGTCGCCGGCACACTGCGCGCGGTCTGGCTGATCGGCCTGGCCTTCGTCCCGCCCGGCATCCCGGGACTCGCGCTCGTGATGGCCCTCGAACTCGCCATCATCGTCAACATGAGCCTGTACAACCCCGTCGTGGCCACCTACCGGCTCGAACACACCCCCAGGGAACGCGTCGCCCGCACCCTGTCCGCCTGGTCCATCGGCAACAGCGTCTCCATCGCCCTCTGCACCGCCCTCGCCGGCCTGCTCGCCGACGCCACCGGCCCGCGCACCGCCCTCACCGTCGCGGGTCTGCTGATGCTCGCGACCCCGCTGCTGCTGCCCCGGCGGAACCACGGGGCCGCCCGGTGA
- a CDS encoding class I SAM-dependent methyltransferase, whose amino-acid sequence MALRPPRSRSAPRDAVHHPLFARCYDRVSTAAETRMGMGAVRERLLVGLSGRVVEIGAGNGLNFAHYPGTVAEVVAIEPERVLRRSAVEAALRAEVPVDVVPGAAEALPVKSEGFDAAVLSLVLCSVRDVPRALAEVRRVLRPGGEVRFFEHGRGGGRVMGATQRALDRTVWPALSGGCHLSRDPVAALRGAGFEIGPYRRTLMPEKGPRLPASYCVTGAAWRPGA is encoded by the coding sequence ATGGCGCTCCGCCCGCCCCGTTCCCGCTCTGCGCCGCGGGACGCCGTGCACCATCCGCTGTTCGCCCGCTGCTACGACCGGGTCAGTACGGCCGCCGAGACCCGGATGGGCATGGGCGCCGTGCGGGAGAGGCTGCTGGTCGGGCTCTCCGGTCGGGTCGTCGAGATCGGCGCGGGCAACGGGCTGAACTTCGCGCACTATCCGGGGACGGTCGCGGAGGTCGTCGCCATCGAACCGGAGCGGGTGCTGCGGCGGTCGGCGGTGGAGGCGGCCCTGCGCGCGGAGGTGCCCGTCGACGTGGTGCCGGGGGCGGCGGAGGCGTTGCCGGTCAAGAGCGAGGGGTTCGACGCGGCCGTGCTGTCGCTGGTGCTGTGCAGCGTGCGGGACGTGCCGCGGGCGCTCGCGGAGGTGCGGCGGGTGCTGCGGCCCGGCGGTGAGGTGCGGTTCTTCGAGCACGGCCGGGGCGGCGGCCGGGTCATGGGGGCCACCCAGCGGGCGCTGGACCGGACGGTGTGGCCGGCCCTGAGCGGCGGCTGCCATCTGTCCCGGGACCCGGTCGCCGCGCTGCGCGGGGCCGGGTTCGAGATCGGCCCCTACCGGCGGACCCTGATGCCGGAGAAGGGGCCGAGGCTGCCGGCGTCCTACTGTGTGACGGGCGCGGCCTGGCGGCCCGGCGCCTGA